A window of Mangifera indica cultivar Alphonso chromosome 13, CATAS_Mindica_2.1, whole genome shotgun sequence contains these coding sequences:
- the LOC123194477 gene encoding AIG2-like protein D: MQPPTSSAVHVRSQYEIIGLWSIECRVWSTQYVGVGEAWQVAIGESTNGFFHCHLDLKWSAVTGVYIAFSPRDSESKRRERYMGTATASAMSGNLYSVFVYGSLLADDVVRVLLKRVPQSSSAILNNYHRFSIKGRVYPAIVPLENHKVTGRVLLGITDPELEILDTFEDVEYERTPVDVRLTDTRDNYLQAQAYVWTNRNDPNLYGDWNFEEWRELHMEDFVKMTAGFVEELELPESKPRVATYENYYNQNVSNPKLS; the protein is encoded by the exons CTGTTCATGTCCGATCTCAATACGAAATCATTGGTCTATGGTCAATAGAATGCCGAGTATGGAGTACACAATATGTGGGAGTGGGAGAAGCGTGGCAGGTGGCGATTGGTGAATCAACAAACGGTTTTTTCCACTGCCACCTGGATCTGAAGTGGAGTGCCGTTACTGGGGTATATATCGCTTTTAGTCCGAGAGATTCAGAAAGtaaaagaagagagagatatATGGGGACAGCGACGGCGTCTGCAATGAGCGGCAACCTTTACAGCGTTTTCGTCTACGGAAGCCTACTCGCAGACGACGTCGTTCGTGTTCTTCTCAAACGTGTCCCTCAATCTTCCTCTGCCATCCTCAACAACTA TCACAGGTTTAGCATAAAAGGCCGCGTCTATCCAGCTATCGTACCTCTTGAGAATCACAAAGTCACCGGCAGG GTGCTGCTGGGAATCACGGATCCTGAATTAGAAATTTTAGATACATTTGAAGATGTCGAGTACGAAAGGACTCCTGTTGATGTTCGTTTGACG GACACTCGTGACAACTACTTACAGGCTCAGGCTTATGTCTGGACCAACAGAAATGATCCTAATCTCTATGGAGACTGGAATTTTgag GAATGGCGAGAACTGCACATGGAAGATTTTGTGAAGATGACAGCTGGTTTTGTTGAAGAACTGGAGCTTCCTGAATCAAAGCCAAGAGTAGCCACGTACGAAAACTACTATAACCAGAATGTTAGTAATCCCAAACTCTCTTGA